Below is a window of Nitrosopumilus sp. b3 DNA.
CATTGATAGGATTTAGTGGTATGGGAGTATATCATGGCGTGTGTTTGCCATGATCAAACATGCAAATCCCTTCTCAAACTTCTTTATATCGAGTATGATGAAATTATCCTATATCTAATATTTCATGATTAATGTTAGGGACATCTATTTCTAGAGTGAGGATGGCGCCGCTTGAAACTATAATTTCAAAATTAATATTTTCTCGTGCTTGTGGTCTATCATCTGATGCAAACCCTATAGATAATACTGCATGCTCTCCAACATCTAAAACTTGATTTGCATTTAATCTTTTGACCCAATAGATGAATGCACTAGTTTCACTAGGAAGAGTTCCATTTACCGGATTTGCATCATTAAATGCATCAAATATAGAATCCGTTTCTAGATCTGCCTGCCTGAATGCTAAAACTGATTGCCTAAATGTATCTGCAGTGATTGGACCTAAATAGATATTGTCATATTGAACGGATGGCCCAATATATCTGATAGATACAACATCTTGTGCAAAAT
It encodes the following:
- a CDS encoding archaellin/type IV pilin N-terminal domain-containing protein, which encodes MKLQRKGTRHSHRGVIGVESAIVMIAFVIVAAALAFVVLNMGFTTSQKAKTTIIAGLEESSSSMKVSGSITAVGCIDSDSGCDNIKKINATNIPLKISESGNSVNFAQDVVSIRYIGPSVQYDNIYLGPITADTFRQSVLAFRQADLETDSIFDAFNDANPVNGTLPSETSAFIYWVKRLNANQVLDVGEHAVLSIGFASDDRPQARENINFEIIVSSGAILTLEIDVPNINHEILDIG